The sequence below is a genomic window from Deltaproteobacteria bacterium.
AACTCCCTGGACGTCATCCGGCGGGTGCGCACGGAGATGGAATCCATCCGCGCCGGACTTCCGACCGGGCTCGAGGCCCGGGTCGCGTACGACGCCACCAACTACATCTCCAACGCCATCCGGGAGGTGCTGAAGACGCTGGGCGACACGCTGGTCATCGTCATGGTCGTCATCTTCCTCTTCATCGGCTCCCTCCGCTCGGTGCTGATCCCGGTGGTGGCGATCCCGCTGTCCCTGGTCGGCGCCGTGTTCCTGATGCAGCTGTTCGGGTTCACCGTGAACCTCCTCACGCTCCTGGCGATCGTCCTCTCGGTCGGGCTGGTGGTCGACGACGCCATCGTGGTCCTGGAAAACGTGGAGCGCCACATCCGGGAGGGGAAAACGCCCATGGAAGCTGCGCTGACCGGCGCCCGCGAACTGGTCGGACCGATCGTCGCCATGACCGTCACCCTGGCGACGGTCTACCTGCCGATCGGATTGCAGGGGGGGCTGACCGGCTCCCTGTTCCGCGAGTTCGCCTTCACGCTGGCGGGCGCGGTGACCATCTCGGGGATCGTCGCCCTCACCCTTTCGCCGGTCATGTCGGCCAGGATCCTGAAACCCGGGATGGGGGAACGCGGGCTGGCCGGCCGCATCTCCCGCGGATTCGAACGGCTGAAAACCGTCTATGGCCGCCTGCTCGACGCCACCCTGGCGACGCGGCCGGCCGTGTACGCGGTCTGGATCGCGGTGTCGATCGCGGCCGTGCCGATGTTCCTCATGTCCGCCAAGGAACTGGCGCCGCTCGAGGACCAGGGGGTCATCTTCGGGATCATCGACGCGTCCGCCAATTCGACCCTCGACCAGAACCGCATCTTCTCCGCGGAGGCCAACCGGATCTTCCGGAGCGAACCGGAAACCGACTTCACGTTCCAGATCACCTTCCCGACCTCCGGATTCGGAGGGATGGTCGTCAAGCCGTGGAGCGAGCGGAAGCGAAACGTCTTCCAGATCCTCCCCGGCGTCCAGCAGAACCTCCAGAAGATCCCCGGGATCCGGATCTTCCCGACGACTCCGCCGGCGCTCCCCGGCGGCGGCGATTTCCCGGTGGAATTCGTCCTTGCCTCCACGGCGGAGACCGGGGAGATCCTCGAGTTCGCCAACCAGCTGCAGCGGAAGGCGATGGAGAGCGGGATGTTCGCCTTCCCGCCGCTGATCGACGTCAAGGTCGACCAGCCGCAATCCGAATTCGTGATCGACCGGGACAAGGTGGCCTCCCTGGGACTCAATCTCGGTGAGATCGCCGGGGACATGGGCGGCCTGGTCGGCGGCGATTTCGTGAACCGGTTCGACATCTCGGGACGCAGCTACAAGGTCATCCCGCAGATCCAGCGGATCGGCCGCCTGAATCCCGACCAGCTGAAGGACGTCCACGTCACCGGCCCGAACGGCAGGCTGGTCCCGCTCGGAACCTTCGCCACCCTGCGGGAATCGGTCGTGGCCCGCTCGCTCAACCGGTTCCAGCAGCTGAACGCGGTCAAGATCAGCGGGGTGTCCGTCCGCCCGCTGGACGAGGCGCTGCGCTACATGGAGGACGAGGCGGCGAAGATCCTTCCCAAGGGGTACGTCATCGACTACACCGGCGAGTCCCGCCAGCTGCGCACCGAGGGGAACCGGTTCCTGCCCGCGTTCAACCTGGCCGTCATCCTGATCTTCCTGGTGCTGGCGGCCCAGTTCAACAGCTTCCGGGATCCGTTCGTCATCCTGGCGGGTTCCGTGCCGCTGGCCATGTTCGGCGCGCTCCTGTTCACGTTCCTCAAGATGCCCGACCCGAACGTCCCGTTCTGGACCCGGGGGTGGACCACCACCCTCAACATCTATTCCCAGGTCGGGCTGGTGACCCTGGTCGGGCTGGTGTCCAAGAACGGCATCTTGATCGTGGAATTCGCCAACCGGCTGCAGCTCGAGGGACAGCCCAAG
It includes:
- a CDS encoding efflux RND transporter permease subunit, with product MKFTDLFIRRPVLALVVNLLIVIAGLQAIRTLNVRQYPRSENATVTVTTVYIGASANLVRGFVTSPLERAIAAADGIEYMESQSALGLSTIRVRLRLNFDSTRALAEIGSKVDQVRRDLPPEAEVPVINIESADSRFASAYLSFSSDILKQNEITDYLVRIVQPRLSALPGVQRAEILGARTFAMRIWLKPDRMAAQDVSPAQVRRALAANNFLAALGRTKGEFIQVNLTADTNLGTVGEFRRLVVRERNGTVVRLGDIADVVLGAEDYDAEVRFSGQTATFMGIWPLPNANSLDVIRRVRTEMESIRAGLPTGLEARVAYDATNYISNAIREVLKTLGDTLVIVMVVIFLFIGSLRSVLIPVVAIPLSLVGAVFLMQLFGFTVNLLTLLAIVLSVGLVVDDAIVVLENVERHIREGKTPMEAALTGARELVGPIVAMTVTLATVYLPIGLQGGLTGSLFREFAFTLAGAVTISGIVALTLSPVMSARILKPGMGERGLAGRISRGFERLKTVYGRLLDATLATRPAVYAVWIAVSIAAVPMFLMSAKELAPLEDQGVIFGIIDASANSTLDQNRIFSAEANRIFRSEPETDFTFQITFPTSGFGGMVVKPWSERKRNVFQILPGVQQNLQKIPGIRIFPTTPPALPGGGDFPVEFVLASTAETGEILEFANQLQRKAMESGMFAFPPLIDVKVDQPQSEFVIDRDKVASLGLNLGEIAGDMGGLVGGDFVNRFDISGRSYKVIPQIQRIGRLNPDQLKDVHVTGPNGRLVPLGTFATLRESVVARSLNRFQQLNAVKISGVSVRPLDEALRYMEDEAAKILPKGYVIDYTGESRQLRTEGNRFLPAFNLAVILIFLVLAAQFNSFRDPFVILAGSVPLAMFGALLFTFLKMPDPNVPFWTRGWTTTLNIYSQVGLVTLVGLVSKNGILIVEFANRLQLEGQPKLDAVRQAAMIRLRPILMVSAATIAGHFPLTLVTGAGAAARNSIGLVLVGGMFIGTLFTLFVVPSIYMLIARDHGKDREEGARA